Proteins encoded together in one Calditrichota bacterium window:
- a CDS encoding S8 family serine peptidase, which translates to MKKLLILCSILLLAVSANAATEWEIAQQQEQQEIYAPETPTRDFSQRIVFDKYVWAEGVDPSARFLNLLMVKFFDEDTVRLRNGQLTSLAGRDLSVTKSVLARHPEIKPRVIIWNKTEEEYMANLARIEKKSGWDLVDLFSFYCFELPEAPADPKALINEVLRAPEVETAYYEPIPIDLTCQDLGNTTPDFTPNQTYHDAAPTGVDLDWVLANHNPDIVDGPGTNRWTGIFERGMQTTHEDLTLATVATAGTPDTDNDHGTAVTGVIGACDDNNVGCLGFVADQQMRLYQRNSSSYGSTADIYDLATSDLVSGEFTNSSWGYGANPLPPGQTCPCNPGQNGVVNPEYNAGVKSAILAMVADGIHVFLAAGNGCTNLDDATFGTIFRNSTDTGSNYVSACSSDVAHNASCFTNWGERCDLNAWGDGSFTLGYNSDGTPFVPATRDEWYTNGFNGTSNASPTVAGCAGVIHNIVRSYNGTIVSTSLMRDYLNDYGTLPGTTPGNIGRMPNLKGILAPELNPDLRSGWSYYMVARTTNDADGSNCTYPTDLNPDPSATYWNAAQENTARIGWGVPTNYTVYRDDIWTAGWTHDTLHAGQTSYGTNLQSNVRGGRHFVRLTVDPNDLVDELYETNNSAWAQWAWDPRQFTNGQVLTLSAPPTKYVTDQLDLGYTYPNVDGYGGANFATDGYWDIMMVMAQTSTADFDARIYSEDVTRANGFDDFEASSGYVSYCDFVGVNNNIVGYSAPLIGAVMNYDGESSQYRVECGSSTVLSPAPTLGRTDYGPFSLTSSELFDVVEFYVGELVPYNIEAVVTSGNANLVLSVYGPDDLYFSRASFNAQANFGGAGESEMISCWTPAETGWHSIVMHKHTYADWDQSVNFNLYVGKAAFDFVHTLGSGWSDELVVRQTTGGQPAVVPATLTGNISTNYVNILALNQGCGSAVASLDDQVHRNGPVVGTFPNWNGPIVPGSAAFGSNRNIGTVPGGRHEIANVIDYLDEGTEWNENNNRYDVQYVWTPAVLANNTMLVSPNVAPNWRDLNAIVNFPDWAVDGFRFTGGGFWSGVGMMPNDNVYDVNNLFLYAPATSSTVGFQSPLVNSWTSAADVEWVLENGNNIASETFDVGVHNNWAWPGDTSHATYRMQQSDRIQDLQSGQMYGEFPFPATQIINVFDLYLNANETTRILLDNRGAGDLGFAVYNPSLLYGSRSSFTAQENTNGDGADEELDFTPTETGWHGFVVFKNDRSDLNTNPYALVIGDRQPAAPDSLVIKWVQSTPNYYYELSWAPVTQDIYGQPLTVDTYYLMFTYDLDAVYPTGWALGGATLMNHQLPIYPNISEDGFKLVVLAVDANGFVLSESSAPDEAASLVGRRIEDIRAEVAHEDLLTPKSNRSHRE; encoded by the coding sequence ATGAAAAAGCTCCTAATTCTCTGCTCTATTCTTCTGCTCGCCGTGTCTGCCAATGCCGCGACGGAATGGGAGATTGCCCAGCAACAAGAACAACAGGAAATTTACGCTCCTGAAACCCCCACGCGCGATTTTTCACAGCGGATCGTTTTTGACAAGTACGTTTGGGCCGAAGGCGTCGACCCGTCTGCCCGGTTCTTGAACCTGCTCATGGTGAAGTTCTTCGACGAAGACACGGTGCGCTTGCGCAACGGCCAATTGACGTCGCTTGCGGGACGCGATCTTTCCGTGACCAAGAGCGTGCTGGCTCGCCATCCGGAAATCAAGCCCCGTGTGATTATTTGGAACAAGACAGAAGAAGAGTACATGGCCAATCTTGCTCGTATCGAAAAGAAGTCGGGTTGGGATTTGGTCGATCTTTTCAGTTTTTATTGCTTCGAACTTCCCGAAGCACCCGCCGATCCTAAAGCTCTTATTAACGAAGTTCTTCGTGCTCCCGAAGTTGAAACTGCTTATTACGAGCCCATTCCCATCGACTTGACGTGTCAAGATCTCGGGAATACGACGCCTGATTTTACTCCCAATCAAACGTATCATGATGCCGCTCCGACGGGCGTCGATCTCGATTGGGTACTTGCAAATCACAATCCTGACATCGTCGACGGTCCCGGAACCAATCGCTGGACGGGTATTTTTGAGCGCGGTATGCAAACCACTCACGAAGACCTGACTTTGGCGACGGTGGCTACGGCTGGCACGCCCGACACGGACAATGATCACGGAACGGCGGTCACCGGTGTGATTGGCGCCTGCGATGACAACAATGTCGGTTGCCTTGGATTCGTTGCCGATCAACAGATGCGCCTTTATCAGCGCAACTCAAGCTCCTACGGCTCCACGGCAGACATCTACGACCTTGCGACAAGCGACCTGGTCTCGGGTGAGTTTACAAACTCGTCTTGGGGATACGGAGCCAATCCGCTGCCGCCCGGACAGACTTGCCCGTGCAATCCCGGTCAAAACGGTGTTGTGAATCCGGAGTACAATGCCGGCGTGAAATCTGCAATTCTGGCCATGGTTGCCGACGGAATTCACGTATTCCTCGCGGCAGGCAATGGCTGCACAAACCTTGATGATGCGACTTTCGGAACAATTTTCCGCAATTCGACCGACACGGGTTCAAACTACGTGTCAGCATGTTCATCCGACGTAGCGCACAACGCGTCTTGCTTCACGAATTGGGGCGAACGCTGCGATCTGAACGCTTGGGGTGACGGAAGTTTTACATTGGGTTACAATTCCGACGGCACTCCGTTTGTACCTGCTACCCGCGACGAATGGTACACCAACGGCTTCAACGGAACGTCCAATGCCTCACCGACCGTTGCAGGCTGTGCGGGCGTGATTCACAACATTGTTCGCAGCTACAATGGCACGATCGTCTCTACGTCTCTCATGCGGGACTACTTAAATGACTACGGTACGCTTCCCGGAACGACTCCCGGCAACATTGGACGCATGCCCAATCTGAAAGGGATTTTGGCGCCCGAGTTAAACCCTGATCTCCGGTCGGGTTGGAGCTACTACATGGTTGCTCGAACGACTAACGACGCGGACGGCAGCAACTGCACGTATCCAACGGATCTCAATCCTGATCCGTCCGCCACTTACTGGAATGCCGCGCAGGAAAACACGGCTCGTATCGGCTGGGGCGTCCCCACTAATTACACCGTGTACCGCGATGACATTTGGACGGCCGGCTGGACGCACGACACACTGCACGCTGGACAGACAAGCTACGGAACCAATCTCCAGAGCAATGTCCGTGGTGGCCGCCACTTCGTTCGTCTCACCGTGGATCCGAACGATCTTGTGGATGAACTTTACGAAACCAACAACAGCGCATGGGCGCAGTGGGCGTGGGATCCGAGACAATTTACCAACGGTCAAGTGCTGACGTTGTCCGCTCCTCCTACAAAGTATGTGACGGATCAATTAGACCTCGGTTACACCTATCCCAATGTGGACGGTTACGGCGGAGCAAATTTCGCCACGGACGGCTATTGGGACATCATGATGGTGATGGCCCAGACTTCTACCGCAGATTTCGATGCCCGCATTTACAGTGAAGACGTGACGAGGGCAAACGGATTTGATGACTTCGAAGCCAGTTCGGGATATGTTTCGTACTGCGATTTCGTCGGCGTAAACAACAATATCGTTGGCTATTCAGCGCCGCTGATCGGTGCCGTGATGAATTACGATGGAGAATCTTCACAGTATCGTGTCGAATGCGGATCTTCAACGGTATTGAGCCCAGCGCCCACGTTGGGTCGAACTGACTACGGCCCGTTTAGCTTGACGTCATCCGAGCTCTTTGACGTCGTGGAATTCTACGTGGGCGAACTTGTACCGTACAACATCGAAGCCGTCGTCACTTCCGGAAATGCGAACCTCGTCTTATCGGTTTATGGTCCGGATGATCTGTATTTCTCGCGAGCCAGCTTTAACGCGCAAGCGAACTTCGGTGGTGCGGGCGAAAGCGAAATGATCTCTTGTTGGACTCCGGCTGAAACCGGCTGGCACTCGATCGTCATGCACAAGCATACCTACGCCGATTGGGACCAGAGTGTGAACTTCAACCTCTATGTCGGCAAAGCAGCTTTTGACTTTGTTCACACGCTCGGTTCGGGTTGGTCGGATGAATTGGTCGTGCGTCAAACGACGGGTGGTCAACCCGCTGTCGTGCCCGCCACTCTAACCGGAAATATCTCCACGAACTACGTGAACATCCTTGCTCTGAATCAAGGATGCGGCTCGGCAGTCGCAAGTCTTGATGACCAAGTCCATCGTAACGGTCCCGTGGTCGGCACATTCCCCAACTGGAATGGCCCGATTGTTCCCGGTTCCGCGGCATTTGGTTCCAACCGAAATATCGGTACGGTCCCCGGAGGTCGGCATGAAATCGCGAACGTGATTGACTACTTGGATGAAGGCACTGAGTGGAACGAGAACAACAATCGGTATGATGTCCAGTATGTATGGACTCCCGCCGTTCTCGCGAACAACACAATGTTAGTGTCGCCGAACGTCGCTCCCAACTGGCGTGACCTGAACGCGATCGTTAACTTCCCTGATTGGGCTGTCGACGGTTTCCGCTTTACTGGTGGCGGTTTCTGGAGCGGTGTGGGAATGATGCCCAACGACAATGTGTATGACGTCAACAACCTCTTCTTGTATGCGCCGGCGACGTCATCGACCGTTGGTTTCCAATCACCGTTGGTTAATTCGTGGACGTCCGCGGCCGACGTGGAGTGGGTGCTCGAAAACGGCAACAACATTGCCAGCGAAACTTTTGACGTCGGTGTGCACAACAACTGGGCTTGGCCCGGCGATACGTCACATGCCACCTACAGAATGCAGCAGTCCGACAGGATTCAGGACTTGCAAAGTGGCCAAATGTATGGTGAGTTCCCGTTCCCGGCGACACAGATCATCAATGTCTTTGACTTGTACCTGAACGCCAATGAAACGACACGAATTCTCCTCGACAACCGCGGCGCAGGCGACCTCGGCTTTGCCGTTTACAATCCAAGTCTGCTTTATGGCAGCCGCTCCAGCTTTACCGCACAAGAAAACACGAACGGTGACGGCGCCGACGAAGAACTCGATTTCACTCCGACGGAAACCGGTTGGCATGGCTTCGTGGTCTTTAAGAATGATCGGAGCGACTTGAACACGAATCCCTATGCGTTGGTTATTGGCGACCGCCAACCCGCCGCACCGGATTCACTTGTAATCAAGTGGGTACAATCCACCCCGAACTATTACTATGAGCTCTCGTGGGCACCTGTTACCCAAGATATCTACGGACAGCCGCTAACGGTGGACACATATTACCTTATGTTCACCTACGACCTCGATGCAGTCTATCCGACAGGATGGGCGCTGGGTGGAGCGACGTTGATGAATCACCAGCTCCCAATCTATCCGAATATTTCTGAAGACGGATTTAAGCTGGTGGTCCTTGCCGTGGACGCAAACGGATTTGTCTTAAGCGAATCCTCTGCCCCCGACGAGGCCGCGAGCTTGGTGGGACGAAGAATCGAGGATATCCGAGCAGAAGTAGCTCACGAAGACCTCTTGACTCCCAAGTCTAACCGGTCACATCGCGAATAG
- a CDS encoding carboxypeptidase regulatory-like domain-containing protein — MHRNGLLIILVCLFVVSLAAQARPAKKNMLNSRLAEIVLTTPLDVYTIEEVGGIFDEYSGPVPHVYLLPEDFEILRAMGFDVQWLPVVREQHTPLDLYHENDDIEAEFVAWAAAYPSLFSYQSIGTTVQGRNLWMAKISDNVSQDEPEIEVKYISTMHGDELTGLENCIKFIDTLLTGYGIDPELTELVDDYEIYIMPLMNPDGRAVGTLGQRYNAHGVDLNRDFPDRVDDSTNTTAGREPETAAVMNFSATRNFVLSANFHGGTVVANYPWDNNYAHTNTFSPSPENTLFYTVSLTYSQENNTMYHSSAFPPDGTTNGADWYIAIGGMQDWNYVWMGDKEITIELSNTKSGPESALDSLWRENRVAMIRYLQFAQKGIRGIVTDAQTGDPVQADIMLSNIPYLTYSSALHGEYYRILLPGTYSLTFSAPGYVSQTVNNISVVDGTPTVLDIQLNRAPRPEISVLPSSFSEAVPLCDTYDVDLTIYNSGNAPLDWSSSEAALNLGNNGATLGGGRWIDSREVGGPAYNWVDVSTTGTQVSFTSDDQNLGPYSIGFSFPFFGNTYSQVRIAANGWVSFTSSATGATSYNNVYLPSSSAPENLLACWWDDLSPQRTGTNVRRWTNNVDSFIVSFENVQSYANSGLYDFEMILTADGSITYQYGDMGVNRLESSTIGLQNSDGTKGTTVVYNAAYIENNMAVKFCPAPAVQTIPASGSVAIGGQQTVTLRLSSCCLPDGISETTLQIASNDPDTPVLDVPVTIDAGGTLAPQPVDDLAVYADDAGLHLTWTAAQDATSYSVWRGSIWPATTENATLIGTTANTEYLTTADGDGPEYFFVVSE, encoded by the coding sequence ATGCATCGGAACGGACTGTTAATCATTTTGGTATGTCTCTTTGTAGTTTCGTTGGCGGCACAGGCGCGTCCCGCAAAGAAAAACATGTTGAATTCGCGTTTGGCGGAGATCGTCCTGACCACGCCGCTCGACGTCTACACGATTGAAGAAGTCGGCGGTATTTTTGACGAGTACAGCGGACCGGTTCCGCACGTGTATTTGCTTCCGGAAGACTTCGAGATATTGCGCGCGATGGGTTTTGACGTGCAATGGCTGCCTGTCGTTCGCGAACAGCACACTCCGCTCGACTTGTATCACGAGAACGACGATATTGAAGCCGAGTTTGTCGCGTGGGCTGCGGCCTATCCCTCCCTATTTTCTTATCAAAGTATCGGCACGACCGTTCAAGGACGGAATTTGTGGATGGCGAAGATTTCGGACAATGTCTCGCAAGATGAGCCTGAGATCGAAGTGAAGTACATTTCCACGATGCACGGTGACGAATTGACCGGGCTTGAGAATTGCATAAAGTTTATAGATACGTTGCTGACCGGCTACGGGATCGACCCTGAATTGACGGAATTGGTGGATGACTACGAAATCTACATCATGCCGTTGATGAATCCCGACGGCCGCGCGGTGGGAACTCTGGGTCAGCGCTATAATGCGCACGGAGTGGATTTGAACCGTGACTTTCCTGACCGGGTGGACGATTCTACGAACACTACGGCTGGACGCGAACCGGAAACCGCGGCGGTCATGAATTTCAGCGCGACGCGGAATTTTGTACTTTCGGCAAACTTCCACGGCGGCACGGTGGTGGCGAACTATCCGTGGGACAACAACTATGCGCACACCAACACGTTTTCGCCGTCGCCGGAAAACACGCTTTTTTATACAGTGTCTTTGACATATTCTCAGGAAAACAACACGATGTACCATAGCAGCGCCTTTCCTCCGGACGGCACGACAAACGGCGCGGATTGGTACATCGCAATCGGGGGCATGCAGGATTGGAATTACGTCTGGATGGGCGACAAAGAGATAACGATAGAGCTTTCGAATACGAAGTCCGGCCCCGAAAGCGCGCTGGACAGTTTGTGGCGGGAGAACAGAGTGGCGATGATTCGCTATTTGCAGTTCGCGCAAAAAGGTATTCGCGGTATCGTGACAGACGCTCAAACCGGTGATCCGGTGCAGGCGGACATCATGCTGTCCAATATCCCGTATTTGACGTACAGCAGCGCGCTTCACGGCGAATACTACCGGATTCTTTTGCCGGGAACCTATTCGCTGACTTTTTCGGCACCGGGCTACGTGAGTCAAACGGTGAATAACATTTCCGTCGTGGATGGAACTCCGACCGTATTGGACATTCAATTAAACCGTGCTCCGCGCCCGGAAATATCCGTTTTGCCTTCGAGCTTTTCGGAAGCAGTACCGCTGTGTGACACCTACGACGTTGACCTGACGATTTACAATTCCGGCAACGCGCCGCTGGACTGGAGCTCGAGCGAAGCAGCGCTTAATCTCGGCAACAACGGCGCGACACTTGGCGGAGGACGCTGGATTGACAGTCGTGAAGTCGGCGGGCCCGCGTACAACTGGGTGGACGTCAGCACAACGGGCACGCAGGTTTCATTTACTTCGGACGATCAAAATCTGGGACCGTATTCGATCGGGTTTAGTTTTCCGTTTTTTGGCAACACGTATTCTCAAGTACGGATAGCGGCCAACGGCTGGGTATCGTTTACGTCAAGCGCGACCGGTGCCACCTCTTACAACAACGTCTATTTGCCCAGCAGTTCCGCTCCGGAAAACCTGCTTGCCTGCTGGTGGGACGATCTTAGTCCGCAACGAACCGGAACGAATGTGCGCCGCTGGACAAACAACGTAGACAGTTTCATTGTTTCGTTCGAGAACGTGCAGAGCTACGCAAACAGCGGGCTTTACGATTTTGAAATGATCTTGACCGCCGACGGCTCCATCACGTATCAATACGGCGATATGGGAGTCAACAGGCTTGAGTCGTCGACGATCGGCTTGCAGAACAGCGACGGCACCAAAGGCACGACGGTCGTATATAACGCCGCCTATATCGAAAACAACATGGCCGTCAAATTCTGTCCGGCGCCGGCAGTGCAAACGATTCCGGCGTCGGGATCAGTCGCAATCGGCGGACAACAGACGGTTACGCTGCGACTCTCGTCGTGCTGTTTGCCGGATGGAATCTCCGAGACGACTCTGCAAATCGCGTCGAATGATCCGGACACTCCAGTACTTGACGTGCCGGTGACGATTGACGCGGGAGGAACATTGGCGCCGCAGCCAGTGGATGACTTGGCGGTCTATGCGGATGACGCGGGACTTCACTTGACTTGGACTGCGGCACAAGATGCGACGTCGTACTCGGTATGGCGGGGCAGTATTTGGCCCGCGACGACGGAAAATGCGACTTTGATCGGCACGACGGCAAATACGGAATATCTGACGACCGCAGACGGCGACGGACCAGAATATTTCTTTGTGGTATCTGAATAA
- a CDS encoding right-handed parallel beta-helix repeat-containing protein, which translates to MSVLKKSAKMWVCSVLLITALTVQAWADSTFVSTGNVSGNWTTADSPYIVQGNLTVAASDSLVIGSGVRVYFDSTYSILINGYLAVDGTAGDTVVFTTDTLSNPGKWRGLSFVNANDSSYVRFAKFEYSFAAGPLGTDSLGGAMYISSGTVLRVEHCLFSQNRADVAGGAIYLTGSTLLMDSCRFDGNASRLEGGGLFLNNSINTRVANSRFFKNSSISGSGGGAYIRGTTPLLTHCEFDSNFARVNGGGLAFKNCFGTLDSSIVSDNQGRGHGGGIAIETSSPEIYDCTIDHNWTQDFDGGGVYIWESSPHMVRCKVLFNISADDGGGIHSYRETSNGVFEQCEVRGNVCAGEGAGIWVTLDGAPTFTDCVVKENTAGLYGGAVYLRNNAKPTFTNCDFDSNTSLGNGGGLSIRQSQPVLTNCRIRWNEATEDGGGAHLWEAADAVFNGCLFSDNHSILNGGGVSSNQSTLSATNCLFVSNETDSVGGGIAASNSSNLKLRHCTISGNINGALRIESTVADVENSILSTTTGSGLFFAGAEDSRIAYSLVHGTVDFWGADPAEGPEYIGTLRAVNGNGDSCDTYFNVYADPLFVDEANGDWEITSASPALGAGNWNTSASDYLGNDRPMPVMTLPDMGAIESMFGDTPTGLFGPQSGALGPDTVKVIADVLVDTLDNLTIAPGTTVIFCGPSKMSIHGTVTAFGLATDSISFRTDTLTNPGLWRGITMDANAGGSQFDFVSITDSRALTTSRTQGGAMRLQDVSPVLNHCFISRHSALQGGAVYLDHSSPVFTSCFLSSSSADSGGVICVRSASNPIFDGCTIANGAATAGGGILSQGATGQYLNSRIEGNTATATGGGIMLDSAPALVRNNLILNNSAQAGGGVWTGSTSTTIQYNSIAGNTAAEGAGLYMRFGSSQVKNNILAENHGHGIYFFVTISSVVKYNCVASNDSANFAFFTNSPSQGPPGIGVLDSLNYNGDPCDRYYNIVLNPEWTSGTGHHYYLGHTATGEATDSPCINAGDTLLTAPAMTTTRTDYVSDFDRPDQGYHGPQLGEALPPVDSLVIRADADTFYLYWSYDQPALFSVKTDSSSSGSFLTTVALTTDTFVVIPPGGPVNTKQGFFHILAEPQP; encoded by the coding sequence ATGAGTGTGTTGAAGAAGTCGGCAAAAATGTGGGTCTGTAGTGTCCTTTTGATCACGGCCTTGACGGTTCAAGCGTGGGCAGATTCGACGTTCGTATCGACCGGCAACGTGAGCGGAAACTGGACGACTGCGGACAGCCCATACATTGTCCAGGGTAACTTGACCGTTGCCGCGTCGGACAGCCTTGTGATCGGCTCCGGCGTGCGTGTGTACTTTGACAGCACATATTCGATTTTGATCAACGGGTATTTGGCCGTGGACGGCACGGCCGGCGATACGGTTGTGTTTACCACGGACACATTGTCCAATCCGGGCAAGTGGCGCGGCCTGAGTTTTGTCAACGCCAACGATTCGTCGTACGTTCGTTTCGCGAAGTTCGAATATTCCTTCGCAGCGGGACCGCTTGGCACGGACAGCCTCGGCGGCGCGATGTACATATCGAGCGGTACGGTCTTGCGGGTCGAGCATTGTTTGTTCAGCCAGAATCGAGCGGATGTTGCGGGCGGCGCAATTTATTTGACCGGTTCTACACTGTTGATGGATTCGTGCAGATTTGACGGCAATGCCTCACGTCTAGAAGGCGGCGGGCTGTTCCTGAACAATTCGATCAACACACGCGTCGCGAATTCGAGATTTTTCAAGAACAGCTCGATCAGCGGCAGCGGCGGCGGGGCCTACATTCGCGGCACCACACCGCTGCTGACGCACTGCGAATTCGACAGCAACTTTGCCCGCGTGAACGGCGGCGGACTGGCCTTTAAGAACTGCTTTGGAACATTGGACAGCTCGATCGTGAGCGACAATCAAGGCCGCGGCCACGGCGGCGGCATCGCGATTGAAACGTCATCTCCTGAAATTTACGACTGTACAATAGATCACAATTGGACGCAGGATTTCGACGGCGGCGGGGTCTATATTTGGGAATCGTCACCGCACATGGTTCGCTGCAAAGTCCTGTTCAATATTTCCGCGGACGACGGCGGCGGTATTCACAGCTACCGCGAAACGTCAAACGGCGTGTTTGAACAGTGTGAAGTGCGCGGCAATGTGTGCGCGGGCGAAGGTGCCGGAATTTGGGTGACTCTGGACGGTGCTCCGACGTTTACGGATTGCGTGGTCAAGGAAAATACCGCGGGTTTGTATGGCGGCGCAGTATACTTACGCAACAACGCCAAGCCGACGTTCACGAATTGCGATTTTGACAGCAACACGAGCCTCGGCAACGGAGGAGGTTTGTCAATCCGTCAATCGCAGCCTGTACTGACGAACTGCAGGATTCGCTGGAACGAGGCCACGGAAGATGGCGGCGGAGCGCACCTATGGGAAGCGGCGGACGCCGTGTTCAACGGCTGCTTATTCAGCGACAATCATTCGATACTCAACGGCGGCGGAGTTTCATCGAATCAAAGCACGCTGTCGGCGACGAATTGTTTGTTCGTATCGAATGAAACGGACTCTGTCGGCGGAGGAATTGCCGCGTCGAACAGCAGCAATCTGAAATTGCGGCACTGCACGATAAGCGGAAATATAAACGGCGCTCTGCGAATTGAATCGACCGTCGCAGACGTAGAGAATTCAATTCTTTCAACGACGACCGGGAGCGGACTCTTTTTCGCGGGCGCGGAAGATTCGCGCATCGCCTATTCGTTGGTGCACGGCACGGTGGATTTCTGGGGCGCCGATCCGGCCGAAGGTCCCGAGTATATCGGAACGCTGCGCGCGGTCAACGGCAACGGCGATTCGTGCGACACGTACTTTAACGTCTATGCCGATCCGCTGTTTGTCGACGAAGCAAACGGGGACTGGGAAATAACTTCCGCAAGTCCGGCGCTTGGAGCGGGCAATTGGAACACCAGTGCGAGTGACTATCTGGGCAACGACAGACCGATGCCGGTGATGACTTTGCCGGATATGGGTGCAATCGAGAGCATGTTCGGAGATACTCCGACGGGTTTATTTGGTCCGCAGAGCGGCGCGCTCGGTCCGGACACGGTGAAGGTTATCGCCGACGTGTTGGTGGATACGCTTGACAATTTGACCATCGCGCCGGGGACGACTGTTATTTTCTGCGGACCGAGCAAAATGAGTATTCACGGCACGGTCACGGCTTTCGGGCTTGCAACGGACTCTATTTCGTTTAGGACCGACACACTTACGAATCCGGGATTGTGGCGCGGCATCACGATGGACGCGAATGCAGGCGGAAGCCAATTTGATTTTGTGTCGATTACCGATTCGCGGGCTTTGACGACGTCGAGAACGCAAGGCGGTGCAATGCGTCTGCAAGACGTTTCGCCGGTTCTGAATCATTGTTTTATCTCGCGGCACAGTGCCTTGCAAGGCGGTGCGGTCTATTTGGATCATTCATCCCCCGTGTTTACGAGCTGTTTTCTGTCCAGCAGCAGCGCGGATTCCGGCGGCGTGATCTGTGTGCGCTCCGCGTCCAATCCGATTTTTGACGGCTGCACGATTGCAAACGGTGCAGCAACGGCAGGCGGCGGAATATTGAGCCAAGGAGCGACCGGCCAGTATCTGAATTCCCGCATCGAAGGCAACACGGCCACGGCAACGGGCGGCGGAATCATGTTGGATTCGGCTCCGGCATTGGTTCGAAACAATTTGATTTTGAACAACAGCGCGCAGGCCGGCGGCGGAGTTTGGACGGGCAGTACCAGCACGACGATTCAATACAATTCCATAGCGGGCAACACGGCAGCCGAAGGTGCGGGTCTTTACATGCGGTTTGGATCCTCGCAGGTAAAGAACAATATCCTCGCCGAAAACCACGGTCACGGGATTTACTTTTTTGTGACGATAAGTTCGGTGGTGAAATACAACTGCGTCGCATCCAACGACAGCGCGAATTTTGCTTTCTTCACGAATTCGCCGTCGCAAGGACCGCCGGGAATCGGCGTGCTTGACAGCTTGAACTACAACGGCGATCCATGCGACCGCTACTACAATATCGTGCTTAATCCTGAATGGACGAGCGGCACGGGCCATCACTACTACTTGGGACACACGGCGACGGGCGAAGCGACGGACTCACCGTGCATCAACGCGGGCGACACACTCTTGACGGCGCCCGCGATGACGACGACTCGGACGGATTATGTTTCGGATTTTGACCGTCCCGACCAAGGTTATCACGGCCCCCAATTGGGAGAAGCGCTGCCTCCGGTGGACAGTCTGGTGATACGCGCCGACGCGGATACGTTTTATCTGTATTGGAGCTACGACCAACCAGCCCTGTTCTCGGTGAAGACTGATTCGAGCTCCAGCGGAAGTTTTCTGACGACCGTTGCCTTGACGACGGATACTTTCGTCGTGATTCCTCCGGGCGGCCCGGTGAATACGAAGCAGGGATTTTTCCACATATTGGCGGAGCCGCAGCCGTAA
- a CDS encoding sulfurtransferase, producing MNQIVSTEWLAGHLQDEGIVIADVRWVHKNSEAAHQSYLTGHIPGAVFVDVDADLSELGDYSKGRHPLPTPEDLVERLARKGIGKGKRVICTEEEAFKVAARLWWLLRWIGVDDVLVLDGGVAKWRDEGRPIETRETVLPSVEPFDIRLRSAMMIEAPEVARRIKAGETVLDARAAERYRGEVEALDKRAGHIDGAMNLPLDSFLEGNPPRLKSGETLAEVVRDLRLSPSKPVTAYCGSGVTACQLLWGLSQLGFENLILYPGSWSEWIELHPEAGVALT from the coding sequence ATGAATCAGATTGTGTCGACGGAGTGGCTGGCCGGACATCTTCAAGATGAAGGAATCGTGATCGCAGACGTGCGCTGGGTGCACAAAAATTCCGAGGCTGCTCACCAGAGTTATTTGACCGGTCATATTCCCGGCGCGGTGTTTGTTGACGTAGACGCGGACTTGTCCGAACTCGGTGATTATTCGAAAGGCAGACATCCGCTGCCGACGCCTGAAGACTTGGTCGAGCGGTTGGCCCGCAAAGGAATCGGCAAAGGCAAACGAGTCATTTGCACGGAAGAAGAAGCATTCAAAGTAGCCGCAAGATTGTGGTGGCTTTTGCGGTGGATCGGAGTAGACGACGTCTTGGTGTTGGACGGAGGCGTCGCGAAGTGGAGGGACGAAGGACGGCCGATTGAGACGCGGGAAACGGTGCTGCCGTCCGTCGAGCCGTTTGACATTCGACTGCGGTCCGCAATGATGATCGAGGCTCCCGAAGTCGCGCGGCGGATCAAGGCAGGCGAAACTGTGCTGGATGCGCGCGCCGCAGAGCGCTACCGCGGCGAAGTTGAAGCTCTCGACAAGCGCGCGGGACACATCGACGGAGCAATGAACTTGCCGTTAGATAGTTTTCTTGAAGGCAATCCTCCCAGACTAAAGAGCGGGGAGACGCTCGCCGAGGTTGTACGTGATTTGCGACTCTCGCCTTCGAAACCCGTGACGGCTTATTGCGGATCGGGCGTGACCGCCTGTCAGCTTTTGTGGGGACTTTCACAATTAGGATTTGAAAATTTGATACTGTATCCCGGTTCATGGAGCGAATGGATCGAATTGCACCCTGAAGCCGGAGTAGCACTAACTTAG